From Gopherus flavomarginatus isolate rGopFla2 chromosome 16, rGopFla2.mat.asm, whole genome shotgun sequence, a single genomic window includes:
- the LOC127035675 gene encoding tigger transposable element-derived protein 1-like, producing MSGKRLSDSKSAGPVRKRKKIDLEQKMKIVKKYEGGQSLSSIARELDLATSTVKSILNDSARIKEHVKGSAPLKSTVITKQRSGAIYEMETLLTMWMEDQIQKCVPLSLMIIQAKAKSIFEGVKGKYSDPNAKFMASPGWFNRFKQRANFHNIKVSDEAASTDTKAAEKYPKVLRKLIEECGYTAQQIFNVDETGLFWKKMPERTYISKEEKTMPGFKAAKDRLTLLLGGNAAGDCKLKPLLVYHSENPHAFKGISKATLPVYFRSNRKAWITMALFEDWFINLFIPEVEKFCRENDIPFKIMLIVDNAPGHPAHLDDFHPNVKVIFLPPKTTSILQPMDQGVIANFKAYYLRRTFAQAVKATDRESGKTLRDFWKSYNIYQAIINIAKAWAEVTQVCLNAVWKKACPQFVHSFKVFEKDETYEEVADEIVKLAEQLELEIDVGDVDELIESHGAELSNEDLIELEAAKVKEQTEAEDEAEVEEPRHFNTKEMALAFHEIDSALARFEKMDPNSSRFLKVNRGIDETLACYRLIYEEKKKATIESSLDKFVRKIERPATSTPPQPSTSKAPSDDPDDVMSVSSSPSSSTD from the coding sequence ATGTCTGGAAAGCGACTAAGTGATAGCAAGAGTGCAGGACCAGTTCGTAAGCGAAAGAAGATTGATTTAGAGCAGAAAATGAAAATAGTGAAAAAGTATGAAGGCGGACAAAGCCTGTCATCAATTGCTCGTGAACTCGATCTGGCTACCTCAACAGTGAAAAGTATTTTGAATGATAGTGCACGCATAAAAGAGCATGTGAAAGGCTCTGCTCCTTTAAAATCAACAGTCATAACGAAGCAGCGTTCTGGTGCTATCTATGAAATGGAAACGTTATTAACAATGTGGATGGAAGATCAGATTCAAAAATGTGTGCCGCTTAGCCTAATGATTATTCAAGCAAAGGCTAAAAGTATTTTCGAAGGTGTAAAGGGAAAATACAGTGATCCTAACGCAAAGTTTATGGCTAGTCCTGGGTGGTTTAATAGATTTAAACAACGTGCAAATTTTCACAATATAAAAGTGAGTGATGAGGCTGCTAGTACTGATACAAAAGCAGCTGAAAAGTATCCCAAAGTGTTACGAAAACTTATAGAAGAATGTGGTTATACAGCACAGCAAATCTTTAATGTCGACGAAACTGgattgttttggaaaaaaatgccAGAGAGAACATACATTTCAAAAGAGGAAAAGACAATGCCAGGGTTTAAGGCTGCGAAAGACAGGCTAACACTTTTGCTTGGGGGTAATGCAGCTGGAGATTGCAAATTGAAACCGTTGCTTGTTTATCATTCAGAAAATCCCCATGCGTTTAAAGGCATTAGCAAAGCTACCCTTCCAGTTTATTTTCGTTCAAATCGAAAGGCTTGGATCACAATGGCACTTTTCGAAGATTGGTTTATAAATTTGTTTATCCCTGAAGTAGAAAAATTCTGCAGAGAAAACGACATTCCATTCAAGATTATGCTTATCGTCGATAATGCTCCTGGACATCCTGCACATTTAGACGACTTTCACCCTAATGTAAAAGTCATATTTCTACCTCCTAAAACAACTTCGATCCTACAGCCCATGGATCAGGGGGTCATTGCTAATTTTAAAGCCTATTATCTACGAAGAACATTTGCACAGGCAGTAAAAGCAACTGACAGAGAGTCTGGCAAGACTTTACGTGATTTTTGGAAATCATATAACATTTACCAAGCCATCATAAATATTGCTAAGGCCTGGGCAGAGGTTACCCAAGTTTGTTTGAATGCCGTATGGAAGAAAGCGTGCCCACAGTTTGTACACAGCTTTAAAGTTTTTGAAAAAGATGAAACATATGAGGAGGTGGCAGATGAAATTGTGAAGCTTGCCGAGCAGCTTGAGCTGGAAATTGATGTTGGTGATGTGGATGAGCTTATCGAATCCCATGGAGCTGAATTATCAAATGAGGATCTTATAGAATTAGAAGCAGCAAAAGTAAAAGAACAGACTGAAGCTGAGGATGAAGCTGAAGTAGAAGAGCCACGACACTTCAACACCAAGGAGATGGCACTTGCATTTCATGAGATTGACTCTGCACTGGCAAGGTTTGAGAAGATGGACCCCAATTCCTCACGATTCTTGAAAGTGAACAGAGGCATTGACGAAACGCTGGCCTGTTACAGACTGATAtatgaagagaagaaaaaggcCACCATTGAGTCATCTCTTGATAAGTTTGTAAGGAAAATTGAAAGGCCTGCAACGTCCACACCTCCACAGCCTTCCACCTCCAAAGCCCCCTCTGATGACCCCGATGATGTAATGTctgtctcctcctctccttcctcatctacagattaa
- the CBX5 gene encoding chromobox protein homolog 5, which produces MGKKTKRTADSSSSEDEEEYVVEKVLDRRVVKGQVEYLLKWKGFSEEHNTWEPEKNLDCPELISEFMKKYKKMKEGENNKSREKSESTKRKSSLSNSAEDIKTKKKRESNDIARGFERGLEPEKIIGATDSCGDLMFLMKWLKSHVLYEEMCKAATWSSCQAFARCCKRGVKATSAEASGPGILSLQMESKNFASKTFTLSSARGFSCCHSSIGGLSQDNI; this is translated from the exons ATGGGAAAGAAAACCAAGAGGACAGCAGATAGTTCGtcctctgaagatgaggaggAGTATGTTGTGGAGAAGGTGCTAGACAGGCGTGTTGTGAAGGGTCAAGTGGAGTATCTTCTCAAGTGGAAAGGATTCTCTGA GGAACACAACACTTGGGAACCCGAGAAGAATCTGGACTGCCCCGAGCTGATTTCTGAGTTtatgaaaaaatataaaaaaatgaagGAGGGTGAGAACAACAAATCAAGAGAGAAATCTGAAAGCACAAAGAGGAAATCCAGCCTCTCCAACAGCGCCGAGGACATCAAAACCAAAAAGAAGAGGGAG AGCAACGATATTGCCAGGGGCTTTGAAAGAGGATTAGAGCCAGAAAAGATCATCGGTGCCACAGACTCCTGTGGAGATTTAATGTTCTTAATGAAATG GCTGAAAAGTCACGTGCTGTATGAAGAAATGTGTAAGGCAGCAACTTGGTCATCTTGTCAGGCTTTTGCCAGATGCTGCAAACGAGGAGTGAAGGCAACATCTGCAGAGGCCTCTGGTCCTGGGATATTGTCTTTACAAATGGAAAGCAAAAATTTTGCCTCTAAAACATTTACTCTGAGCTCAGCCAGGGGATTTTCTTGCTGCCATTCCAGCATTGGGGGTTTGAGCCAGGATAATATCTGA